The Halobacteriovoraceae bacterium genome includes a region encoding these proteins:
- a CDS encoding DUF2817 domain-containing protein, whose translation MEFIELRPGESVEGQEIKAFRTDKKADKYIYLIAGTHGDEVEGVYVLSKLFDWLKEEDTKIQYALVVIPVLNVDGYRAGTRVNSHMIDLNRNLPSKQWSADYKEDKYNPGKKPLSEPENIFLDKIFEKFPPKLIISFHSWKPVINFDGEIEHIANFLAKHNNYPIDKHLHNHPTPGSLGQYAPQKYLAPVLTLECPTIEEGASLQEIWQENEPGLLSLMVSNLMNEKA comes from the coding sequence ATGGAGTTTATTGAATTACGACCTGGTGAAAGTGTTGAAGGGCAAGAGATCAAAGCATTTAGAACAGATAAAAAAGCAGATAAATACATTTATTTAATTGCAGGAACTCATGGTGACGAAGTAGAGGGTGTCTACGTACTAAGTAAACTTTTTGATTGGTTAAAAGAAGAAGATACAAAAATTCAATATGCACTTGTCGTGATTCCTGTACTCAATGTTGATGGATACCGAGCGGGAACAAGAGTCAATTCACATATGATAGATCTCAATCGAAATCTTCCTTCAAAACAATGGAGTGCTGATTATAAAGAAGATAAATATAATCCTGGAAAAAAACCATTGAGTGAACCTGAAAATATTTTTTTGGATAAAATCTTTGAGAAATTTCCACCAAAATTAATTATATCATTTCACTCATGGAAACCAGTTATAAATTTTGATGGAGAAATTGAGCATATTGCAAATTTCTTGGCCAAACATAATAACTATCCTATAGATAAACATCTTCATAATCATCCTACACCAGGTTCCTTGGGTCAGTATGCTCCTCAAAAATATCTTGCACCTGTATTGACTTTGGAATGTCCAACAATAGAAGAAGGTGCCAGTTTGCAGGAAATATGGCAGGAAAATGAACCTGGTCTCTTATCATTAATGGTTTCAAATTTAATGAATGAAAAGGCCTAA
- a CDS encoding response regulator — protein MIRRPFQLLLVDDNEGVREIVEISIREKFNEEFINIIPMETAKEALAYAKDHTVHIVFTDIHMRGSFGDSLIRECHKLEKGIQVVVMSGDTKFTTVSNCYLDGARFFIVKPFTDSDIQDSIRHCLYELEAWEKIFAQKITPS, from the coding sequence ATGATTAGAAGACCATTTCAGCTTTTATTAGTAGATGACAATGAAGGTGTAAGAGAGATTGTTGAGATTTCAATCCGTGAAAAATTTAACGAAGAATTCATTAATATTATACCTATGGAGACTGCGAAAGAGGCTTTGGCCTACGCAAAAGATCATACTGTACATATTGTCTTTACAGATATTCATATGCGCGGTTCATTTGGTGACTCCTTGATTAGAGAATGTCATAAACTTGAAAAAGGTATACAGGTTGTCGTAATGTCTGGTGACACAAAATTTACGACTGTCTCTAATTGCTATTTAGATGGTGCGCGCTTTTTTATCGTCAAACCTTTTACTGATAGTGATATTCAAGATTCTATTAGACACTGTTTATATGAACTAGAAGCTTGGGAAAAAATCTTTGCTCAAAAAATAACCCCCTCTTAA
- a CDS encoding ferredoxin, whose product MPWPKFRENLAKARETAESFNAQNEIKSSRPYFEIPKRSFIAENFATSNKALKIASNPEFAGDFSSAGGDGQTTVENFLVSKVWINEGCIVCDACEGIYPEVFEVKSDTCVIRPDAPLDNGLKIQEAAEACPVEVIKYNKA is encoded by the coding sequence ATGCCATGGCCAAAATTTAGAGAAAATTTAGCAAAGGCCAGGGAAACTGCAGAATCCTTTAATGCACAAAACGAAATAAAATCTAGTAGGCCCTACTTTGAAATTCCAAAAAGATCTTTCATTGCTGAGAATTTTGCAACCTCTAATAAGGCCCTTAAGATTGCCTCCAATCCTGAATTTGCAGGAGATTTTTCTTCAGCAGGCGGAGATGGACAGACCACGGTAGAAAACTTTCTTGTCTCCAAAGTTTGGATAAATGAGGGATGTATTGTATGTGATGCCTGTGAAGGAATTTATCCCGAAGTATTTGAAGTAAAGTCAGACACATGTGTTATTCGACCAGATGCACCACTAGACAATGGATTAAAAATTCAAGAAGCAGCAGAAGCTTGCCCTGTTGAAGTTATCAAGTATAATAAAGCATAG
- a CDS encoding 1-acyl-sn-glycerol-3-phosphate acyltransferase codes for MVILSTFLVYIPGLILYPFSKHIRKIGIFYIWKLMSFLYLRVFLLSKITKINNLNNKKLPEGGILFIANHNSFADVPLIASCFRISPLMKKEVLKIPGISLLAKYAQAITVGRNDSSSRATALKECVKRLKNSEAIQYYPEGTRSKSGSPKNFEDIHRKLIDMAFELKVHVVPLSLYGTQNVCTPKYELNSFNKIGIEIGAAINPRDYSNKDKFVKDCWEQVLIGYENIKAHVEGNTQKSKNFNLAL; via the coding sequence ATGGTTATACTATCTACTTTTTTAGTCTATATACCTGGTTTAATTCTTTATCCTTTTTCTAAGCATATTCGAAAAATTGGAATCTTCTATATATGGAAACTTATGTCCTTTTTGTATCTGAGAGTTTTTCTTTTGTCGAAGATTACAAAAATCAACAATCTCAATAATAAAAAATTACCAGAGGGCGGAATATTGTTTATTGCAAATCACAATAGTTTTGCTGATGTTCCGTTGATTGCCTCTTGTTTTAGAATCTCTCCGCTAATGAAAAAAGAAGTTTTAAAAATACCAGGAATTTCATTATTGGCCAAATATGCTCAGGCCATTACTGTGGGAAGAAATGATAGTTCTAGTCGTGCAACGGCGCTTAAAGAATGTGTTAAACGATTGAAAAATTCTGAGGCCATACAATATTACCCAGAGGGAACAAGATCTAAGTCAGGTTCTCCGAAAAATTTTGAAGATATTCATAGAAAATTAATTGATATGGCCTTTGAACTTAAAGTTCACGTTGTTCCCCTTTCCCTCTATGGTACTCAAAATGTATGTACGCCAAAATATGAACTCAATTCATTTAATAAAATAGGTATTGAAATTGGAGCTGCGATCAATCCAAGAGACTATTCCAACAAAGATAAATTTGTAAAGGACTGTTGGGAACAAGTTCTTATTGGATACGAAAACATAAAGGCCCATGTTGAGGGTAATACACAGAAGAGTAAAAATTTTAACTTGGCCTTATAA
- a CDS encoding transglycosylase domain-containing protein, with translation MKLFRSLSSGIIIEKLKKYFQSFKEIIFSPFRLIKSIIFVLGSITLALLVLFGLVSYLFFTSLPDAREYNFNSLKKEVIKNNLSKSNSKYRWISLDKINRDLIYAIVFSEDTTFFEHQGINYQAIIDSFAKNLKDGAYTRGASTISQQVAKNIFLTQEKTINRKLKEIFITKDLEKNLTKNQILELYLNLAEFGPEIYGVYSAGRVYFDKNPSQINAVEGAFLAIFLPSPKKFYYSIVQNKFITKKQIRKIQNVIKTFRYKEMIGPDKYKEYMSLKGIDRYLSANQ, from the coding sequence ATGAAATTATTCCGATCATTAAGCTCTGGTATAATTATAGAGAAGCTTAAAAAGTATTTTCAATCATTTAAGGAAATTATATTTTCCCCATTTAGATTAATCAAATCTATCATTTTTGTTCTTGGTTCAATCACATTGGCCCTTTTAGTACTTTTTGGACTTGTTAGCTATTTATTTTTTACAAGTTTACCAGATGCAAGGGAATATAATTTTAATTCTCTTAAAAAAGAAGTTATTAAGAATAATCTATCAAAAAGTAATTCAAAATACAGATGGATATCTCTTGATAAAATAAATCGGGATTTAATATATGCAATTGTTTTTAGTGAAGATACAACATTTTTTGAACACCAGGGGATTAATTATCAAGCAATTATAGATTCTTTTGCAAAAAACTTAAAAGATGGGGCCTACACTCGTGGGGCCAGTACTATTAGTCAGCAAGTTGCTAAAAATATTTTTTTAACGCAAGAAAAAACTATTAATCGAAAGTTAAAAGAGATATTTATTACCAAAGATTTAGAAAAGAATTTAACGAAAAACCAAATTTTAGAGTTGTATTTAAACCTTGCTGAATTTGGTCCTGAAATTTATGGTGTGTATAGTGCAGGACGTGTTTATTTTGATAAAAACCCAAGTCAAATTAATGCAGTTGAAGGGGCCTTCTTAGCGATTTTTCTACCTTCACCTAAAAAATTTTACTACTCAATTGTACAAAATAAATTCATCACAAAAAAACAAATCCGAAAAATTCAAAACGTCATAAAAACCTTTCGCTATAAGGAAATGATTGGGCCTGATAAATATAAAGAATATATGAGTTTGAAAGGAATTGACCGCTATCTTTCAGCTAATCAATAA
- a CDS encoding AAA family ATPase: MKKIVLTGGPGGGKTTALDLFSREFQGQVAVVPEAATMMFSGGVSRLQAKHYPNETQVAIYRLQRNLEDLIRKMCPNKTLLCDRGGLDGIAYWSDSQDTFLNGIKSTIEKEIARYDAVIFFETAARVGGNIQTNNPIRDENNEKAIEIDYKLQEVWSQHPHFILVKSRSSFLAKVSEGLGVIKKVMDTK, encoded by the coding sequence ATGAAAAAAATTGTACTTACTGGAGGCCCTGGGGGCGGAAAAACCACTGCTCTCGATCTCTTTTCAAGAGAATTTCAAGGTCAAGTCGCAGTTGTTCCCGAAGCAGCAACAATGATGTTTTCTGGCGGCGTATCAAGATTGCAAGCGAAACATTATCCAAATGAAACACAGGTCGCCATATACAGACTCCAACGAAATTTGGAAGACCTTATCCGCAAAATGTGTCCGAACAAGACCCTCTTGTGTGATCGTGGTGGACTCGACGGTATTGCATACTGGAGTGATTCTCAAGATACTTTTTTAAATGGTATTAAGTCCACTATAGAAAAAGAAATTGCACGTTACGATGCTGTAATCTTTTTTGAAACTGCAGCTCGTGTTGGAGGAAATATTCAAACTAATAATCCGATTCGAGACGAAAATAATGAGAAGGCCATCGAAATAGATTATAAGTTACAAGAGGTATGGTCACAACACCCACATTTTATTCTAGTCAAAAGTAGATCCTCTTTTTTGGCCAAAGTGAGTGAGGGACTAGGAGTTATTAAGAAAGTCATGGATACTAAATAA
- a CDS encoding aminotransferase class V-fold PLP-dependent enzyme, translating into MKTYYLDYNATAPLVSSVKELLKKDEFPFANASSLHRDGKSSRRSMLLSQEAIKKCFKQNEHFHLFFHSGATEGINTICKGLALKYFNEISFVYFSSDHSAVRSQKTFFEKLGCKVLELCPLPNGDFDIQHTVDSIKNLKTTYTLLNYTWVNNESGVVWTLDDAQKIVDETNCFVHVDGAQAIGKIEDWNKLNSKLHYYTFSGHKIGALKGVGLSFVNTLAPFESLINGGTHQEGRRGGTENTLGIKSLQLALEEICKIYSFNKQFDLKQKFLNKLNSRFKDEINILGNQSKYQNSNTVFFEFLKERSDVVLTALDLEGIEVGTGSACSSGSIKPSSVALAYGLSEEDAKKVIRISFSPIIDENEIEIIFEKIENVLSRF; encoded by the coding sequence ATGAAGACATACTATTTAGATTACAATGCGACCGCACCATTAGTAAGTTCCGTAAAAGAACTTTTAAAGAAAGACGAATTTCCATTTGCAAATGCTTCTTCCCTTCATAGGGATGGGAAATCATCTCGTAGGTCAATGTTACTATCTCAAGAAGCTATAAAAAAGTGCTTCAAACAAAATGAACATTTTCATCTATTTTTTCATTCAGGAGCAACTGAAGGTATAAATACTATTTGTAAAGGTCTAGCTTTAAAATATTTTAATGAAATTTCTTTTGTTTATTTTAGTAGTGATCACTCAGCAGTAAGATCACAGAAAACTTTTTTTGAAAAACTTGGCTGCAAGGTTCTTGAACTATGTCCATTGCCAAATGGCGACTTTGATATTCAGCACACAGTAGATTCAATTAAAAATCTTAAGACCACTTATACTCTGTTAAACTATACATGGGTTAATAATGAATCTGGTGTTGTATGGACATTGGATGATGCACAGAAGATCGTTGATGAAACTAATTGCTTTGTACATGTTGATGGGGCCCAAGCAATTGGGAAAATAGAAGATTGGAACAAACTTAATTCAAAGCTTCACTATTATACTTTTTCTGGCCACAAAATTGGTGCTTTAAAAGGTGTAGGGTTGAGTTTTGTCAACACTTTGGCCCCTTTTGAATCACTCATAAATGGTGGAACACACCAAGAGGGAAGAAGAGGCGGAACGGAAAATACTCTAGGTATAAAATCTTTACAGTTGGCCTTAGAAGAGATTTGTAAAATATATTCTTTTAATAAGCAGTTTGATTTAAAACAAAAGTTTTTGAATAAACTAAATTCACGCTTCAAAGATGAAATTAATATATTAGGGAATCAATCAAAATATCAAAACTCCAATACAGTTTTTTTTGAATTTCTAAAGGAGCGCTCAGATGTTGTGTTAACAGCATTGGACTTAGAAGGTATAGAAGTTGGTACTGGATCAGCTTGTTCTTCTGGTTCTATAAAACCATCCAGTGTTGCTTTGGCCTATGGATTGAGTGAAGAAGATGCAAAAAAGGTTATAAGGATTTCATTTTCACCGATAATTGATGAAAATGAGATTGAAATTATTTTTGAAAAAATTGAAAATGTCCTTTCAAGATTTTAG
- a CDS encoding Rrf2 family transcriptional regulator, with translation MRLTSKGRYAVRAMLDLTAKSNGNPVRLQEISNRQNISLHYLEQLFRKLRNGQVVKSVRGPGGGYVLARSMDEISVKDVLDCVGENINPAKDIIGTEAESANTVEYHLSRDYFENLGIIMREYLTTTTLGDLTRKANTIEIPQVEETAQSAEIVSAANSENISESIIRGPLGEINQ, from the coding sequence ATGAGACTTACATCTAAAGGCCGTTATGCAGTAAGAGCAATGCTTGATCTAACTGCTAAATCAAATGGAAACCCTGTCAGACTTCAAGAAATTTCAAACAGACAGAACATTTCACTTCACTATCTTGAACAATTGTTTAGAAAGTTAAGAAATGGTCAAGTTGTTAAGTCTGTTCGTGGACCAGGTGGCGGCTATGTTTTAGCTAGATCTATGGATGAAATTTCAGTAAAAGACGTTTTAGACTGTGTTGGAGAAAATATTAATCCGGCCAAAGACATAATTGGAACTGAAGCTGAAAGTGCAAATACTGTAGAATATCATTTATCTCGTGATTATTTTGAAAATCTTGGAATTATTATGAGAGAATACCTTACAACTACAACTCTTGGTGATTTAACAAGAAAAGCAAATACAATTGAGATACCACAAGTAGAAGAGACTGCTCAATCTGCAGAGATTGTTAGTGCTGCCAATTCTGAAAATATTTCAGAGTCAATTATTAGAGGACCTCTTGGCGAAATAAATCAATAA
- a CDS encoding ATP-grasp domain-containing protein — translation MKILIILLLTTNFLCAQTSDQKKTFKDSLRSLLAKEEPYKKEPITLKGDTFLNCEEQLLGQKLKTVVGVDHYGSGNRLVEMFEHLGYKFLHIESNPTHPTIYTHAIEKFRSAFKINYIYDKDWDKMISMLEEQDIAFVLAGSESGVLLADKIAERFNTVHNDTQYSELKRNKYLMNEALRDAGLDAVKQKLTADVNEALEWVTENTEYPVIVKPYDGCGTVGVKKCMSPTEVRKHFKKALSSKGVYNKIPDKLLIQEYLEGPEFVHNTVGQGGRHMTSDIWEYVKKHQKGATDIYDLDKLHPYEGDFQSQIIPYALAALKAIHLDEGASHMELKLVPGRGPVMIEVGARMMGSDMPHQSSPALLEGRNQLDLMVIKYDHPERFEEMLDNYEGYHLRKNMIFVTVNSHTSGLRFSAKDFNQVKELPSYVDSWAKYKDGEKVHKTIDMETQVAEIILAHESREQLEEDYQKIRKWEKKKFLQKEYYIFKLFKKIFKKE, via the coding sequence GTGAAAATTCTTATTATCTTACTTCTTACAACAAACTTCTTATGTGCTCAAACTAGTGACCAAAAAAAGACGTTCAAAGATTCATTGCGATCTTTGCTTGCAAAAGAAGAACCTTACAAAAAAGAACCAATTACTTTGAAAGGAGACACTTTTCTTAATTGTGAAGAGCAGCTACTCGGGCAAAAGTTAAAGACTGTAGTGGGAGTAGATCACTATGGTTCGGGAAATAGGCTTGTTGAAATGTTCGAACATCTTGGTTATAAGTTTCTTCACATTGAGTCAAATCCAACTCATCCCACTATTTATACACATGCAATTGAAAAATTTCGCTCGGCGTTTAAGATTAATTATATATACGATAAAGATTGGGACAAAATGATTTCAATGCTTGAAGAGCAAGATATTGCATTTGTCCTAGCTGGAAGTGAATCCGGAGTTTTACTGGCCGATAAAATTGCTGAACGATTTAATACTGTACATAACGATACGCAATATTCAGAACTCAAAAGAAATAAATACCTTATGAATGAGGCCCTTAGGGATGCGGGGTTAGATGCCGTAAAACAAAAACTTACAGCTGATGTAAATGAGGCCCTTGAGTGGGTTACTGAAAACACAGAGTATCCAGTTATCGTAAAACCTTATGATGGCTGTGGAACAGTTGGGGTCAAAAAGTGCATGTCTCCTACAGAAGTGAGAAAGCATTTTAAGAAAGCGCTTTCTAGTAAAGGTGTTTACAATAAAATTCCTGATAAATTACTTATCCAAGAGTATTTGGAGGGCCCTGAATTTGTTCACAACACTGTTGGACAAGGTGGAAGACATATGACCTCTGATATTTGGGAATATGTTAAAAAACATCAAAAAGGTGCTACTGATATCTATGATTTGGATAAACTTCATCCGTACGAAGGAGATTTTCAATCACAGATAATTCCTTATGCCTTAGCTGCACTTAAGGCCATCCACTTAGATGAAGGTGCTTCACACATGGAGCTCAAATTAGTTCCAGGTAGAGGCCCTGTTATGATTGAAGTTGGTGCTCGAATGATGGGTTCTGATATGCCTCACCAATCATCTCCAGCTTTGTTAGAAGGTAGAAATCAACTCGATTTAATGGTCATTAAATATGATCACCCTGAGAGATTTGAAGAGATGCTCGATAATTATGAAGGTTACCATTTAAGAAAAAACATGATTTTTGTGACAGTGAACTCTCATACAAGTGGGCTTCGTTTTTCAGCAAAAGATTTTAATCAAGTTAAAGAACTCCCCTCTTATGTAGACTCTTGGGCAAAATACAAAGATGGTGAAAAAGTTCATAAAACGATAGACATGGAAACTCAAGTTGCCGAAATAATTCTGGCACATGAGTCTCGAGAACAACTTGAGGAAGACTATCAAAAAATAAGAAAGTGGGAGAAGAAAAAGTTTCTGCAAAAAGAATATTATATTTTCAAACTTTTTAAAAAAATATTTAAAAAAGAATAG